The following coding sequences lie in one Spirosoma sp. KUDC1026 genomic window:
- a CDS encoding GNAT family N-acetyltransferase → MDEKNVTVRNNPDKNRFELEIDGKLAISEYQRIDDKTLALVHTEVDPDQEGKGVGSQLTKGVFEYVEQHNMKIVSLCPFVSTYLKRHPEWNRIVADKRKTEDVE, encoded by the coding sequence ATGGACGAGAAAAACGTAACCGTGCGTAATAACCCGGACAAAAACCGGTTCGAACTGGAAATTGATGGAAAACTGGCAATTTCAGAATACCAGCGGATTGATGATAAAACTCTGGCGCTGGTGCATACCGAAGTCGATCCTGACCAGGAAGGAAAAGGGGTGGGATCGCAACTGACGAAGGGCGTATTTGAGTATGTCGAGCAGCACAACATGAAGATCGTGTCGTTGTGTCCATTTGTATCGACCTACCTGAAACGGCACCCCGAGTGGAACCGGATTGTGGCGGACAAACGTAAAACCGAGGATGTTGAGTAG
- a CDS encoding Gfo/Idh/MocA family protein encodes MNQSFFSRRTFIHQLGTAALAAPALASFGLQSCSSKSGESTAETATSTTTTAGTSRKLGIALVGLGKYSTEELAPALEKTTNCRLAGIVTGTPSKAEEWKKKYNIPDKNIYDYKTFDQIADNPDIDIIYVVLPNSMHAEYTIRAAKAGKHVICEKPMAMNPEECQQMIDACKKAGKQLSIGYRLHFEPHNREMMRLGQKQVYGKVNHIIAEDAQVQDTSNLWRMGKGVGGGGPLRDVGIYCLQGAIYTKGEIPIAVSAKFHPVTKPEVFDKIEEGMDFKLYFADGTVADCKTSFNDKYNKLRAEAAKGWFELDPAYGYGGLSGKTSEGKMDIENVPQQARQMDAFADCVLNDKPTTVPGELGMRDVQLIEAIFKAAQTGQKVPTKDVIQYMDKSAVA; translated from the coding sequence ATGAATCAATCATTCTTTTCGCGTCGGACCTTTATTCATCAGTTAGGTACAGCAGCCCTGGCAGCGCCCGCCCTTGCCTCGTTCGGCCTACAAAGCTGTAGCAGTAAATCCGGCGAATCGACGGCCGAGACGGCTACATCAACCACAACTACCGCAGGTACCAGCCGCAAACTGGGAATCGCACTGGTCGGACTGGGCAAGTACAGCACCGAAGAGCTGGCTCCTGCCCTGGAGAAGACGACCAATTGCCGTCTGGCAGGTATTGTGACGGGAACACCCTCAAAAGCCGAAGAGTGGAAAAAGAAGTACAATATTCCGGACAAGAATATCTACGATTACAAAACGTTCGATCAGATCGCCGACAACCCGGACATTGATATCATTTACGTCGTACTGCCGAATTCGATGCATGCTGAATACACCATTCGGGCCGCTAAAGCGGGGAAGCACGTCATCTGCGAGAAACCGATGGCGATGAATCCGGAAGAATGTCAGCAGATGATCGACGCCTGTAAGAAAGCGGGCAAGCAGCTATCAATTGGCTACCGCCTTCACTTCGAACCGCACAATCGGGAAATGATGCGTTTGGGTCAGAAGCAGGTCTACGGCAAAGTTAACCACATCATCGCCGAGGATGCTCAAGTACAGGACACCTCAAATCTATGGCGGATGGGCAAAGGTGTTGGGGGCGGTGGACCGTTACGTGATGTTGGTATCTACTGTCTGCAGGGCGCTATCTACACGAAGGGAGAGATTCCTATCGCCGTATCAGCCAAATTTCATCCGGTAACCAAGCCTGAGGTCTTTGACAAGATCGAAGAAGGCATGGATTTCAAACTGTATTTCGCCGACGGTACCGTAGCCGACTGCAAAACCAGTTTCAACGATAAATACAACAAACTACGGGCTGAAGCCGCTAAAGGCTGGTTTGAACTCGATCCCGCTTATGGGTATGGTGGCCTTTCGGGGAAAACCAGTGAGGGAAAGATGGACATCGAAAACGTACCGCAGCAGGCTCGTCAGATGGACGCGTTCGCCGATTGCGTCCTGAACGATAAGCCCACGACCGTACCGGGCGAATTGGGTATGCGTGATGTTCAACTGATCGAAGCAATTTTTAAGGCTGCCCAGACGGGGCAGAAAGTACCGACAAAAGATGTGATTCAGTACATGGATAAATCAGCAGTTGCGTAG
- a CDS encoding glycoside hydrolase family 88 protein has translation MSHRPAFWYVLLLCLITSTTVSAAKPVAPKLPSKKAILATMTRTNNYFMQLWPDPGKEIVTNKVRPSHIWTRAVYYEGLMALYALDPQKRYYDYAVDWGEKHQWGLRNGPTDRNADNQCCAQTYIDLFELDPDGPRTKPERIQAIQTAIDSMVASERIDDWNWIDALQMAMPVFAKLAVLHRDEPAVANRYYEKMYQIYTYSKTVHGGSGLYNPAEGLWWRDKDFVPPYKEPNGGNCYWSRGNGWVVAALVRVLDIMPKDSPHRDEYETMYMSMMKALPKLQRPDGFWNVSLMDPSNFGGKETSGTALFTYGMAWGINHGLLDAKTYQPIIANAWNAIATEAVHANGFLGYVQGTGKEPKDGQPVTYVSKPDFEDYGLGCLLLAGSEVYRLK, from the coding sequence ATGAGCCACCGCCCCGCCTTTTGGTACGTCTTGCTTCTCTGCCTGATTACGTCGACCACGGTATCAGCCGCTAAACCAGTTGCGCCGAAGCTTCCCAGCAAGAAGGCGATTCTGGCCACGATGACCCGAACGAATAATTACTTCATGCAGTTGTGGCCCGATCCGGGGAAAGAGATCGTCACCAACAAAGTCCGGCCCAGCCATATCTGGACCCGAGCGGTGTATTACGAGGGGTTGATGGCGCTCTACGCGCTCGATCCGCAGAAACGCTATTACGATTACGCCGTCGACTGGGGCGAAAAACACCAGTGGGGACTACGTAACGGCCCAACCGATCGCAACGCCGATAACCAGTGCTGCGCCCAGACGTACATCGATCTGTTCGAACTCGATCCGGACGGCCCGCGCACCAAACCTGAACGCATCCAGGCAATTCAGACCGCCATTGACAGCATGGTAGCCAGCGAGCGCATCGACGACTGGAACTGGATCGACGCACTGCAGATGGCCATGCCCGTCTTTGCCAAACTCGCAGTACTGCACCGCGACGAACCGGCGGTGGCTAATCGGTACTACGAGAAAATGTACCAGATCTATACCTATTCCAAAACGGTTCATGGCGGTAGTGGACTCTACAATCCAGCCGAGGGCCTGTGGTGGCGCGATAAAGATTTTGTGCCGCCCTACAAAGAGCCAAACGGTGGCAACTGCTACTGGTCGCGGGGGAACGGCTGGGTCGTAGCCGCGCTCGTGCGCGTACTGGACATTATGCCCAAAGACTCTCCCCACCGCGACGAGTACGAAACGATGTACATGTCCATGATGAAGGCACTCCCAAAACTCCAGCGCCCCGACGGTTTCTGGAATGTCAGCCTGATGGACCCCTCTAACTTCGGCGGCAAAGAAACGTCCGGTACGGCGTTGTTCACCTACGGGATGGCCTGGGGCATCAACCACGGTCTGCTCGATGCCAAAACGTATCAGCCGATCATCGCCAACGCCTGGAACGCCATAGCTACAGAAGCCGTACATGCCAATGGATTTCTGGGCTACGTACAGGGTACCGGTAAAGAGCCCAAAGACGGGCAACCCGTTACGTACGTGAGCAAGCCCGATTTTGAAGATTATGGCTTAGGCTGCCTGCTGCTGGCCGGGTCTGAAGTGTACCGCCTGAAATGA
- a CDS encoding glycosyl hydrolase, which translates to MKKLALSLLVASAVTTSGLTQPAPTTSSRWPAITQQTKPWTRWWWMGSAVTPGDLTTLLTQYQQAGLGGVEITPIYGVKGTEQQFINFLSPTWMDRLDHTLTEAKRLNLGVDMAQASGWPFGGPWVSPADACKYVTFKTYTLKPGQRLSESVTYVQQPMVRAVDEAIAIEKLADPVAKNPDLQRHAFDQVRFQKPLPLQTLMAYGNGQALDLTRYVDTNGQLTWTAPIGATEKPWTLYAVFQGWHGKQVERAGPGGEGDVIDHFSKAATQHYLQRFDKAFTGRNIGSLRAFFNDSYEVDDAQGEANWTPALFTEFAKRRGYDLKQHLPELFDTSDEQHRRVLSDYRETIAELILENYTRTWHDWAKNRGKIIRNQAHGSPANILDLYTETDIPEIEGTDLLRIKFASSAANVTGKPLISSESATWDNEHFLSTLSDVKKDLDLFLLGGVNHMFYHGTNYSPPQAEWPGWLFYAAVHVNPNNSFWTDFSKLNQYVARCQSFLQRGKPDNEVLVYLPTYDAYAQPVKQGKDRSEPRLLQHFDGIEHGFKELPVAHQAETLLQKGYSFDFISDKQLTRLTTANGRLVSSGGATYRTILLPNVQYMPLATLQQLVKLAQQGATIIVAGKMPTNVPGLGKLAERQQAFDQLIKRLAFSKTDKEERISVGKGAFLRGSSIDSLLTRAGVNRESLVDRQLQVIRRRFSTSGRQGHYYFILNSGDKPVGDWVSLATNAQSATLFNPMTEQTGRAAIRKTSAGLSDVYLQLAPGESCILETTVTGQHPAEPAFVYQQAAGKPQPLSGTWTVDFVSGGPTKPASVTTSQPGSWTDLPSDGVKVFSGAASYSLTFPRPAGHTGGWQLDLGKVAESARVQLNGQELATLIGPTYQLTIPGSLLQPTNKLTITVSNGMANRIADLDKRHVNWKKFYNINMSARLKENRGKDGLFTAENWQPHPSGLLGPVTLTPLSSLPLSDR; encoded by the coding sequence ATGAAAAAATTGGCTCTCTCGCTGCTGGTCGCCAGCGCTGTAACAACCTCCGGCCTCACCCAGCCTGCCCCCACGACTTCGTCCCGCTGGCCAGCCATCACTCAGCAAACCAAACCCTGGACCCGCTGGTGGTGGATGGGCAGCGCCGTCACCCCCGGCGACCTTACTACGCTGCTGACGCAGTACCAGCAAGCCGGGCTGGGTGGAGTCGAAATAACGCCCATCTATGGAGTTAAAGGCACCGAACAGCAGTTTATCAATTTTCTGTCGCCAACCTGGATGGACCGGCTGGACCATACCCTGACCGAAGCGAAGCGGCTGAACCTGGGGGTCGATATGGCGCAGGCGTCGGGATGGCCGTTTGGTGGCCCCTGGGTATCGCCGGCTGATGCCTGCAAATACGTTACGTTCAAAACGTACACCCTGAAGCCAGGCCAGCGCCTGAGCGAGTCCGTTACGTATGTGCAGCAACCAATGGTGCGGGCCGTGGATGAGGCAATCGCTATTGAGAAACTGGCTGACCCGGTGGCTAAAAACCCGGATTTACAACGCCATGCCTTCGATCAGGTACGGTTTCAGAAGCCACTCCCGCTGCAAACGCTGATGGCGTACGGTAACGGACAGGCCCTTGACCTGACCCGCTACGTCGACACCAACGGACAACTTACCTGGACGGCTCCCATCGGGGCAACCGAAAAGCCCTGGACGCTCTACGCGGTGTTCCAGGGCTGGCACGGTAAGCAGGTCGAGCGGGCGGGGCCAGGTGGCGAAGGCGATGTGATCGACCATTTTTCAAAAGCCGCTACGCAGCACTATCTCCAGCGATTCGACAAGGCGTTTACTGGACGTAACATTGGTTCACTCCGTGCGTTCTTCAACGATTCATACGAAGTCGACGATGCCCAGGGGGAAGCCAACTGGACGCCCGCACTCTTTACCGAATTTGCCAAACGGCGGGGATATGACCTAAAACAACACCTGCCCGAATTGTTCGACACCAGCGATGAGCAACACCGGCGCGTGCTGAGTGATTACCGGGAGACCATTGCCGAGCTGATTCTGGAGAATTACACCCGGACCTGGCACGACTGGGCGAAAAACCGGGGCAAAATCATCCGGAACCAGGCTCACGGTTCACCCGCCAACATTCTCGACCTCTACACCGAAACCGACATTCCAGAGATTGAAGGGACTGACCTGCTCCGGATCAAGTTTGCATCCTCGGCCGCCAACGTAACGGGTAAACCGCTGATCTCGTCGGAGTCCGCCACCTGGGACAACGAGCATTTTCTCTCAACACTCAGCGACGTCAAAAAAGACCTGGATCTGTTTTTACTGGGCGGGGTCAACCACATGTTCTACCATGGCACCAACTACTCCCCGCCCCAGGCCGAGTGGCCAGGCTGGCTGTTTTACGCGGCCGTTCACGTCAATCCCAACAACTCATTCTGGACCGATTTTAGTAAGCTGAATCAATACGTTGCCCGTTGTCAGTCGTTCCTGCAGCGGGGCAAGCCCGATAACGAGGTGCTGGTGTACCTGCCGACCTATGATGCCTACGCGCAACCCGTTAAGCAGGGAAAAGACCGCTCCGAACCCCGGCTGTTGCAGCATTTCGACGGCATCGAACATGGCTTTAAGGAGTTGCCCGTTGCTCATCAGGCCGAGACGCTGCTTCAGAAAGGGTACAGTTTTGATTTCATTTCCGACAAGCAACTGACCAGGCTCACTACAGCCAACGGGCGGTTAGTAAGCTCGGGGGGCGCTACGTACCGGACCATTCTACTGCCCAATGTGCAGTACATGCCGCTGGCCACGTTGCAACAGCTTGTGAAGCTGGCTCAACAGGGCGCAACAATAATCGTCGCGGGGAAGATGCCGACGAACGTACCGGGTCTGGGCAAATTGGCGGAGCGCCAACAGGCGTTTGACCAATTGATTAAGCGTCTGGCGTTCAGCAAAACGGATAAGGAGGAACGAATCTCAGTCGGAAAAGGGGCCTTTCTGCGAGGCTCATCAATCGATTCCCTGCTGACGCGGGCGGGTGTCAACCGGGAATCACTGGTTGACCGGCAGCTTCAGGTGATTCGGCGCCGTTTTAGTACGTCGGGTCGGCAGGGGCATTACTATTTTATTCTCAACTCGGGCGATAAACCCGTGGGCGACTGGGTTTCGTTGGCGACAAACGCGCAGTCAGCTACGCTATTCAACCCGATGACCGAGCAGACCGGTCGGGCAGCCATTCGCAAAACCAGCGCTGGCCTATCCGACGTGTATTTGCAACTGGCCCCCGGTGAATCTTGTATTCTGGAAACGACCGTTACGGGTCAGCATCCGGCCGAACCGGCCTTTGTCTACCAGCAGGCCGCTGGCAAACCGCAACCGCTGTCGGGCACCTGGACGGTCGATTTTGTGTCGGGCGGCCCAACCAAGCCAGCCTCGGTTACGACTAGTCAGCCCGGCTCCTGGACCGACCTGCCCAGCGACGGCGTCAAGGTGTTTTCCGGCGCGGCCAGTTACAGTCTGACATTTCCCCGGCCCGCCGGACATACCGGCGGCTGGCAGCTCGATCTGGGTAAGGTAGCGGAAAGCGCCCGTGTTCAGTTGAATGGGCAGGAACTGGCAACGCTCATTGGCCCAACGTATCAGTTGACCATTCCGGGCAGTTTACTTCAGCCGACAAATAAATTGACAATTACGGTCTCCAATGGTATGGCTAACCGCATTGCTGACCTGGACAAGCGGCACGTAAACTGGAAGAAATTTTACAACATCAATATGTCGGCCCGACTGAAGGAAAACCGGGGCAAGGACGGTCTGTTCACCGCCGAAAACTGGCAGCCACACCCTTCCGGATTGCTCGGCCCCGTTACGTTAACGCCTTTATCTTCCTTACCCCTCTCTGACCGTTAA
- the rhaM gene encoding L-rhamnose mutarotase has protein sequence MEEIAFTMRLKPGVEAEYKRRHDEIWPELSAALREAGILAYAIYLDPVSRTLFAVQQRSNEHTVDQLPALPIMQRWWAYMADLMDTNPDSSPVVQPLSCVFRL, from the coding sequence ATGGAAGAAATTGCATTCACGATGCGGCTCAAGCCCGGTGTCGAGGCCGAGTATAAACGGCGTCACGATGAAATCTGGCCTGAATTGTCGGCGGCTTTGCGAGAGGCCGGTATTCTCGCTTATGCTATTTATCTGGACCCAGTCAGCCGGACCTTATTTGCCGTTCAGCAACGATCTAACGAGCACACTGTCGACCAGCTTCCAGCGCTGCCGATCATGCAGCGCTGGTGGGCCTACATGGCCGATCTGATGGACACCAACCCAGATAGTTCACCCGTTGTGCAGCCGTTAAGTTGTGTGTTTCGGCTGTGA
- the dtd gene encoding D-aminoacyl-tRNA deacylase, whose protein sequence is MIAVIQRVSQASVTIDGVVKGQIEQGFMVLLGVTHTDTEEDVTWLSRKIVGMRVFNDEADKMNLDLAAINGNILLISQFTLHASTKKGNRPSFIEAARPEVAIPLYEAMIAQLSADLSKPIQTGTFGADMKVALLNDGPVTIIIDTKNRI, encoded by the coding sequence ATGATTGCAGTAATTCAGCGGGTTTCGCAGGCATCGGTGACGATCGACGGTGTGGTCAAAGGACAGATTGAGCAGGGATTTATGGTGTTGCTGGGCGTCACGCACACCGATACGGAGGAGGACGTAACGTGGCTCAGCCGGAAGATCGTCGGGATGCGGGTTTTCAACGACGAAGCCGACAAAATGAACCTGGACCTGGCCGCTATTAACGGCAATATTCTGCTTATCAGTCAGTTTACGCTGCACGCCAGCACGAAGAAAGGAAACCGACCCAGCTTCATCGAAGCCGCCCGGCCCGAAGTAGCCATTCCGCTCTACGAAGCCATGATCGCCCAGTTGAGTGCTGATCTGAGCAAGCCTATTCAGACGGGCACGTTCGGAGCCGATATGAAAGTGGCCCTGTTGAACGACGGTCCCGTAACGATCATTATCGATACCAAAAACCGAATCTAG
- a CDS encoding O-methyltransferase, which produces MDFLPPSLTAYTEAHTSPESDLLRQLDRDTRAHIMAPRMLSGHLQGRFLAMISWMIRPRRVLELGTYTGYSALCLAEGLADDGRLITIDQNEELEEFARSYWAKSPQNDRIELRIGPAADIIPSLTDTFDLVFIDADKRNNALYYELVFDKLRPGGFLLIDNVLWSGKVIEPLKANDQDTTSVLSFNELVQQDPRVENVLLPIRDGITLVRKR; this is translated from the coding sequence ATGGACTTTTTACCACCCAGTCTAACTGCCTATACCGAAGCGCATACCTCGCCCGAAAGCGATTTACTGCGCCAGTTGGACCGCGATACTCGTGCGCATATCATGGCCCCGCGCATGTTGTCGGGCCACCTGCAGGGACGTTTTCTAGCCATGATTTCCTGGATGATCCGGCCCCGTCGTGTTCTGGAGCTGGGTACCTACACCGGTTATTCGGCACTCTGTCTGGCCGAAGGACTCGCCGATGATGGCCGCCTGATCACCATCGACCAGAACGAAGAACTCGAAGAGTTTGCCCGATCTTACTGGGCTAAATCGCCCCAGAACGACCGGATCGAGTTACGGATTGGCCCGGCTGCCGACATTATTCCGTCGCTGACCGATACGTTCGATCTGGTGTTTATCGACGCCGACAAACGAAACAATGCGCTGTATTATGAGTTGGTTTTCGATAAACTCCGGCCCGGCGGTTTCCTGCTGATCGATAATGTGCTGTGGAGCGGTAAAGTAATTGAGCCCCTCAAAGCCAATGACCAGGACACTACTAGTGTGCTTTCTTTCAACGAATTAGTACAACAGGACCCCCGCGTCGAGAATGTGCTGCTCCCCATCCGCGACGGTATTACGTTAGTTCGTAAACGGTAG
- a CDS encoding LysM peptidoglycan-binding domain-containing protein, producing MQKTSYPLLLLFFLLGFASLAQTTPTVPEQVTFADISVRLDNDARRLIQQDVNALLANRQYWSAKLDRVALYFPMIETIMLEEGVPVDFKYLAVQESSLTPDAVSSSMAVGYWQFKRETATDYGLRVDDVVDERKSIIASSRAAAKYFKKSNTQFNNWIASLYSYYLGASGITRLIPPDWSYAREVTLDGRTDRYILRFFAHKIAVENALKTHQASNTFALIEYPGGGGKSFGDIASELGVDESELRKYNRWVIGELVPTDKDYVMAIPVPNNQINDVRQKIVNVRSKKAAQVVQNDVGFPVLRRVTSTKTGKNDPVLYEINGLPGIQAQAGDNAGSMARKAKISLSSFLRYNDLDPSDQIIVGDVYYLAKKRKKALVPFHTVRDGETSRSISQRYGLRLKKLLRYNRLDRVQKLVTGRVMWLRERRPGNKPVEVIDAPTLPVYDQTPTPAATRPVASNSTPANAENIPRNASERKVYQPKLVGGGVTPSDGTAPGATAPAPEPVRPVSTAAPVVTTPVPAPSSVSGSSSGSQRVVIVRTPETTTSTSTPVPAPAEERTVASADTKAPAKTPASKPTTSRRAAQKSDPDYEGPREQQADGSLTSPSTPSVRSSTPAVTKADRPATVTTKPTAEAEPTTARSEAAPVGAAPARTTPTKPAPVTTKPVSTERAMTPSSTGTMKHKVEPGQTYYSISKQYGITVDELRAMNNLGSSDVLVVGKELTVKGSPTTSAPASKPAAAAPAKEKETPATGETTYHTVAKGETMFRISKNYGVTIEQIQTWNNLTTTEVKVGQKIKIVK from the coding sequence ATGCAAAAAACCTCGTACCCTTTATTGCTACTTTTTTTCCTGCTCGGTTTTGCCTCCCTGGCGCAAACTACACCGACGGTTCCGGAGCAGGTTACATTCGCGGATATCTCCGTTCGGCTGGACAACGACGCCCGGCGCCTGATTCAGCAGGATGTTAATGCCCTGCTGGCCAACCGGCAGTACTGGTCGGCCAAGCTCGATCGGGTAGCGCTTTATTTCCCCATGATCGAAACGATTATGCTGGAAGAAGGGGTGCCGGTCGATTTCAAGTATCTGGCCGTGCAGGAAAGCTCCCTCACGCCCGACGCCGTTTCGTCGTCGATGGCGGTGGGCTACTGGCAGTTCAAGCGGGAAACGGCTACGGACTACGGCCTGCGCGTGGATGATGTTGTCGACGAGCGGAAAAGCATTATTGCTTCCAGCCGGGCAGCCGCTAAATACTTCAAGAAAAGCAACACGCAGTTCAACAACTGGATTGCGTCGCTGTATTCGTATTATCTCGGGGCCAGCGGCATTACCCGCCTGATCCCCCCCGATTGGTCGTATGCCCGTGAGGTTACGCTCGACGGCCGGACAGACCGGTATATCCTGCGTTTCTTCGCCCACAAAATTGCCGTCGAGAATGCGCTGAAGACCCACCAGGCCAGCAACACCTTTGCCCTGATCGAATACCCAGGTGGTGGCGGCAAAAGCTTCGGCGATATTGCCAGCGAACTGGGCGTTGACGAAAGTGAACTGCGCAAATACAACCGCTGGGTCATTGGCGAGCTGGTACCTACCGACAAGGACTATGTTATGGCCATTCCGGTACCAAACAACCAGATCAACGACGTACGGCAGAAGATTGTCAACGTTCGCAGCAAGAAAGCGGCACAGGTCGTTCAAAACGACGTAGGCTTTCCGGTATTGCGCCGGGTAACGTCGACCAAGACGGGCAAAAACGATCCAGTCCTGTACGAAATCAACGGTCTGCCGGGTATTCAGGCTCAGGCGGGAGATAATGCGGGGTCGATGGCCCGCAAGGCAAAAATCAGCCTGTCGAGCTTTCTGCGCTACAACGACCTCGACCCGTCCGATCAGATCATCGTTGGGGATGTATATTACCTGGCTAAGAAACGGAAGAAAGCCCTGGTGCCCTTCCATACCGTCCGCGACGGCGAAACATCACGTAGCATTTCGCAGCGTTACGGTCTCCGGCTGAAAAAACTCCTGCGCTACAACCGCCTTGACCGAGTTCAGAAGCTGGTTACCGGACGGGTGATGTGGCTGCGCGAACGTCGGCCGGGCAACAAACCGGTTGAGGTGATCGATGCCCCAACGCTACCGGTTTACGATCAGACCCCAACGCCCGCGGCTACGCGGCCCGTGGCCAGCAACAGTACCCCGGCTAACGCAGAGAATATTCCCCGCAATGCGTCGGAGCGGAAAGTCTACCAGCCCAAACTGGTGGGCGGTGGCGTAACACCCAGCGATGGAACAGCTCCCGGCGCCACAGCGCCTGCCCCCGAGCCAGTTCGTCCGGTATCAACGGCAGCACCCGTAGTCACCACGCCCGTTCCGGCTCCCTCCTCGGTGAGTGGGTCGTCAAGCGGGTCACAGCGGGTTGTTATCGTGCGTACGCCAGAAACAACCACGTCGACTTCAACCCCGGTTCCAGCACCAGCCGAAGAACGTACCGTGGCCAGCGCAGATACGAAGGCACCGGCTAAAACGCCAGCGTCCAAGCCAACGACGAGTCGGCGGGCCGCGCAAAAATCCGATCCGGATTACGAAGGCCCCCGTGAGCAGCAGGCCGATGGCTCGCTGACCTCCCCATCGACTCCGTCAGTCCGTTCGTCAACGCCAGCCGTTACCAAAGCAGACCGGCCAGCGACCGTAACGACCAAACCGACGGCGGAAGCAGAACCTACAACCGCCAGATCGGAAGCTGCTCCAGTGGGGGCTGCTCCAGCGAGAACAACGCCAACGAAGCCCGCTCCGGTTACGACCAAGCCTGTTTCGACCGAGCGGGCTATGACGCCGAGCAGCACGGGCACAATGAAGCACAAGGTTGAGCCAGGTCAGACGTATTACAGCATCTCAAAGCAGTATGGTATAACGGTCGATGAACTCCGGGCCATGAACAACCTGGGCTCGTCGGACGTACTGGTCGTTGGTAAAGAACTGACGGTGAAAGGTAGTCCAACGACTTCGGCTCCGGCCAGTAAGCCAGCAGCGGCTGCTCCTGCGAAAGAAAAAGAAACGCCCGCTACGGGCGAAACAACGTACCATACCGTTGCAAAAGGCGAAACGATGTTCCGAATTTCGAAAAATTACGGGGTCACCATCGAGCAGATCCAGACCTGGAACAACCTCACCACAACGGAAGTAAAAGTTGGTCAGAAGATCAAGATTGTGAAGTAA
- a CDS encoding DUF3109 family protein encodes MILLDNTCISDDIAEKFFVCNLDKCKGACCVEGDMGAPLEGDEPAILDRIYEDVKPYLSPEGIRVIEERGGYESDDMGGYVTTTVGGRECVYATWDDRGILKCGIEEAYNDGKVDWKKPISCHLYPIRITKYESFHALNYDRWPICSPACGFGEQLNVPIYKFVREALIRAYGEEWYGRLTKAIEEKDPAE; translated from the coding sequence ATGATTCTGCTTGACAATACTTGCATCAGCGACGACATCGCCGAGAAATTTTTCGTCTGTAACCTCGACAAGTGCAAAGGAGCCTGCTGCGTTGAGGGCGACATGGGAGCTCCCCTCGAAGGCGACGAACCGGCCATTCTTGATCGTATTTACGAAGACGTCAAACCGTATCTTTCGCCCGAAGGCATTCGCGTGATTGAGGAGCGGGGTGGTTACGAATCGGACGATATGGGTGGCTACGTCACCACAACGGTGGGTGGACGCGAGTGCGTTTATGCCACCTGGGACGACCGGGGCATCCTGAAATGCGGTATCGAAGAAGCGTATAACGACGGGAAAGTCGACTGGAAAAAACCCATTTCCTGTCACCTCTACCCCATCCGTATCACGAAATACGAGTCATTCCACGCGCTGAATTACGATCGCTGGCCCATTTGCAGTCCTGCCTGCGGCTTTGGCGAGCAACTGAACGTGCCGATCTATAAATTCGTCCGGGAAGCACTTATCCGGGCGTACGGCGAAGAATGGTACGGGCGGCTGACAAAAGCCATTGAAGAAAAAGATCCTGCCGAGTAA
- a CDS encoding MGMT family protein, giving the protein MAESRNYFEEVYEVVRLIPAGRVTTYGAIARYLSLRAGARMVGWAMNASHGHDVPAHRVINSIGVLSGKHFFGDPDRMQQLLEAEGVRVENDRVTDFQKVFWDPSAELSL; this is encoded by the coding sequence ATGGCCGAATCCCGCAACTATTTCGAAGAAGTATATGAAGTTGTCCGGCTGATTCCTGCCGGACGCGTAACGACCTACGGTGCCATTGCCCGTTACCTGAGTTTGCGGGCGGGTGCCCGCATGGTAGGCTGGGCTATGAACGCATCGCATGGGCACGACGTACCGGCCCATCGGGTCATCAACAGCATCGGTGTCCTGTCAGGCAAGCATTTCTTCGGCGATCCGGACCGGATGCAGCAGTTGCTGGAAGCGGAAGGTGTTCGGGTAGAGAACGATCGGGTCACGGATTTTCAAAAAGTATTCTGGGACCCATCGGCCGAACTTTCGCTCTAG